The proteins below are encoded in one region of Gambusia affinis linkage group LG07, SWU_Gaff_1.0, whole genome shotgun sequence:
- the fam72a gene encoding protein FAM72A translates to MSTSNASFKNKCVAQVNCIFCDSLLCTRGMKAVLLADTEVELFSTDIPPNRTVDFVASCYSTESCKCKLRDIACLKCGNVVGYHVVAPCKPCLLSCNNGHFWMFNSDAVSTLNRLDATGLNLLLWGDLPELDDSENEESESPSEEECIR, encoded by the exons ATGTCCACATCCAACGCCAGCTTTAAGAACAAATGCGTGGCCCAGGTGAACTGCATCTTCTGTGACAGTCTGTTGTGCACCAGGGGGATGAAGGCTGTGCTTCTTGCAGACACCGAAGTTGAGCTCTTTTCCACGGATATACCTCCAAACAG AACTGTTGACTTTGTGGCCAGCTGCTACTCGACTGAGAGCTGCAAATGCAAACTGAGAGACATTGCATGTCTCAAATG TGGCAATGTTGTGGGTTATCATGTGGTTGCCCCCTGCAAACCCTGCTTGCTGTCATGTAACAATGGCCATTTCTGGATGTTCAACAGCGACGCTGTGTCCACTCTCAACAGACTTGATGCTACGG GTCTGAATCTGCTCCTTTGGGGAGATCTTCCAGAGTTGGATGACAGTGAAAACGAAGAATCGGAAAGCCCGTCTGAGGAGGAGTGCATTAGGTAG